Proteins encoded together in one Phycisphaerae bacterium window:
- a CDS encoding AI-2E family transporter, producing the protein MSSASQQPEKSAAHPAGRQSSGQSSVLAHRVHLAAMSLLTLALASYLMREFAGILQQLLVAAFIGYLIVPIHRWFVRRRIASWLSYLLLVSVFLAASYGLGQMIYHSFYDLTKNIPRYQHNLSEMTRRAADWIPGVDRDLLQQIIVGQTATVESSVTMIRSALGTFFNFVSQMAVVLVYLVFLLAEHSGFRRRMDAAFGGERGGRIMAVVDKINASIAQYIAVKTLMSLLTGGLTVVILLLLDVDFAVLWGIIAFLLNFIPYLGSLIATLLPALLALVDSDSPWRGLATLVALAIVQNGIGYIVEPRVAGNRLNLSPLIILLALAFGGAIWGIIGMILAVPITVAIKAVLENLEDTRPLGTMMSNM; encoded by the coding sequence ATGAGTTCAGCGAGTCAACAACCCGAGAAATCCGCAGCCCACCCGGCCGGCCGGCAGAGCAGTGGTCAGTCCTCCGTTTTGGCCCATCGAGTCCATCTTGCCGCCATGAGTCTCCTGACTCTGGCGCTCGCGTCATATCTCATGCGCGAGTTCGCGGGGATTCTGCAACAACTGCTCGTTGCCGCTTTCATCGGCTACCTGATTGTGCCGATTCATCGCTGGTTTGTGCGTCGCCGCATCGCTTCCTGGCTGTCTTATCTGCTGCTCGTATCGGTCTTTCTGGCCGCATCTTATGGATTGGGCCAGATGATCTATCACAGCTTCTACGATCTGACCAAGAATATCCCGCGATACCAGCACAACCTCTCGGAAATGACTCGCCGGGCCGCCGATTGGATTCCGGGCGTCGATCGAGATCTGCTGCAACAGATCATTGTCGGGCAAACGGCCACCGTGGAGAGCAGCGTCACCATGATTCGATCGGCGCTGGGCACGTTCTTCAATTTCGTGAGCCAGATGGCGGTTGTACTCGTCTATCTGGTATTCCTGCTCGCCGAGCACAGCGGCTTCCGTCGCCGAATGGACGCGGCTTTCGGCGGGGAGCGAGGCGGCCGTATCATGGCGGTGGTGGATAAGATCAACGCCTCGATCGCCCAGTACATCGCGGTCAAAACGCTCATGAGCCTCCTGACCGGAGGTCTGACGGTGGTCATTCTCCTTCTGCTGGATGTCGACTTCGCGGTGTTGTGGGGCATCATCGCGTTCCTGTTGAATTTCATCCCGTACCTGGGCAGCCTGATCGCCACGCTGCTTCCGGCGTTGCTGGCCCTGGTCGACAGCGACAGTCCGTGGCGGGGGCTTGCCACTCTGGTCGCGCTGGCGATCGTGCAGAACGGGATCGGCTACATCGTGGAGCCCCGTGTGGCCGGCAACCGCCTGAACCTCAGCCCGTTGATTATTCTTCTCGCGCTCGCTTTCGGCGGAGCGATTTGGGGAATCATCGGCATGATCTTGGCCGTACCAATCACGGTGGCGATCAAGGCCGTCCTCGAAAACCTCGAAGACACTCGGCCGCTGGGTACGATGATGTCGAACATGTGA